In bacterium, a genomic segment contains:
- a CDS encoding 30S ribosomal protein S12 methylthiotransferase RimO, whose protein sequence is MARTRRIPLAGVVSLGCSKNLVDTEYLVGGLGAGGWGLVPDLERADLLLVNTCAFIGPAVEESHEAIADAVRWKGRRAGRTVVVAGCMVNRFGGELAARYPQV, encoded by the coding sequence CGCAGGCGTCGTCAGCCTCGGCTGCTCGAAGAACCTCGTCGACACCGAGTACCTCGTCGGCGGCCTCGGTGCCGGGGGCTGGGGGCTCGTCCCCGACCTGGAACGCGCCGACCTGCTGCTCGTGAACACCTGCGCCTTCATCGGCCCCGCCGTCGAGGAGTCGCACGAGGCGATCGCCGATGCCGTCCGCTGGAAGGGCCGTCGCGCGGGGCGCACCGTCGTCGTCGCCGGCTGCATGGTCAACCGCTTCGGCGGCGAGCTGGCGGCCCGCTATCCGCAGGTCG